A genomic stretch from Candidatus Methanomassiliicoccus intestinalis Issoire-Mx1 includes:
- a CDS encoding DNA topoisomerase VI subunit B family protein has product MNDGRRARIISFGLSIILLIVFVYFTKENIIKFADLDYWLIYFSIFLILSVIIYSVIHESGHVIFGWATGYKLDAFALFGYVFINSDNRYILKRVKIPGTAGANMMHYAKDKTSASAPYMLYVLGGVLTTGVATIISAISMKFINNVYVEIFLYTMVFVGLVFTVYNAIPTKVKGIYNDGMIVKLFKKDDRSQEIFNKAQDISLISLREFSIKDAPEELFEISESYKSAPFANELRVNRSEYLMYNERYREAELELEDVIQNLDESDKNLKDIATCFLLLEYLINNADKEKIERVYQDNKKDIESLARYNLTAKYISIAYKLKIEEDWNIDKEVLEFYKLSKRQDLGSDFELDLMKKLLNENSMSYLIQAD; this is encoded by the coding sequence GTGAATGACGGAAGGAGAGCACGCATAATTTCATTTGGATTGTCAATTATATTGCTGATTGTTTTTGTGTATTTTACTAAAGAAAATATTATTAAATTCGCGGATCTTGACTATTGGTTAATCTATTTCTCAATATTCCTCATTCTCTCAGTCATAATCTACTCAGTAATCCATGAATCTGGTCATGTCATTTTTGGATGGGCAACGGGATATAAATTAGACGCATTTGCATTGTTTGGATATGTGTTTATAAATTCAGATAACCGATATATTCTAAAAAGAGTGAAAATTCCAGGCACCGCAGGCGCAAATATGATGCATTACGCAAAGGACAAAACAAGTGCTAGTGCTCCATATATGTTATATGTGCTTGGAGGAGTTCTAACAACTGGCGTTGCTACAATCATCTCTGCCATATCTATGAAATTCATCAATAATGTATATGTCGAAATATTTCTGTATACCATGGTTTTCGTAGGGTTGGTTTTTACAGTATACAATGCCATACCAACGAAAGTTAAGGGAATATATAATGATGGCATGATAGTAAAATTGTTCAAAAAGGATGATCGTTCACAAGAAATTTTTAACAAAGCGCAAGATATCAGCTTAATATCATTAAGAGAGTTTTCAATCAAAGATGCACCGGAAGAGCTGTTTGAAATTTCAGAATCATATAAATCTGCACCGTTCGCAAATGAATTGAGAGTCAATAGATCAGAGTATCTTATGTATAATGAAAGGTATCGTGAAGCAGAATTAGAGCTTGAAGATGTCATCCAGAATCTTGACGAATCAGATAAAAATCTGAAAGACATTGCAACATGTTTTCTGCTTCTTGAGTACCTGATCAACAACGCGGATAAGGAAAAAATCGAAAGGGTGTATCAAGACAATAAGAAAGATATAGAGAGTTTAGCAAGATACAACCTCACTGCTAAATATATATCGATAGCATATAAATTAAAGATAGAAGAAGACTGGAATATTGATAAGGAAGTATTGGAATTTTACAAACTCTCTAAAAGACAAGATCTAGGATCCGACTTTGAGCTGGATCTAATGAAAAAACTGCTGAATGAGAATTCAATGTCTTACCTAATTCAAGCAGATTAA
- a CDS encoding RpoL/Rpb11 RNA polymerase subunit family protein, translating to MELQLLDKDKDSIRIQLLDADMTLVQPIINELIKDEGVDEVRHITGHPELDLPVLSIKVNNGKPQTALKRAAKTLSNEYKEALENLK from the coding sequence ATGGAACTTCAGCTCCTCGATAAGGACAAGGACTCCATAAGAATCCAACTCCTAGATGCCGATATGACATTGGTTCAGCCAATAATTAATGAACTCATCAAAGATGAGGGAGTAGATGAAGTGAGGCATATCACAGGTCATCCAGAATTGGATCTGCCTGTATTGTCTATAAAAGTCAATAATGGAAAGCCTCAAACAGCGCTCAAAAGAGCAGCAAAAACTTTATCAAATGAGTATAAAGAAGCGCTGGAGAATCTAAAGTAA
- the truD gene encoding tRNA pseudouridine(13) synthase TruD, which translates to MQECRGAEAEIGLEVFFTDSPGIGGRLKQTPEDFIVDEISLPPAEDDSGSYSIAKVTSQNWETNRLVRELSKTLRISRDRIGFAGTKDKRGITSQLMSFQASVDDVRNLNLHQISISDVYRSKKPLTIGDLIGNKFIIKCRNSALSKDEIQASISQTESQLSELGGFPNFFGVQRFGAVRPVTHLVGKWIAKGDLEKAVMTYVANPMPSEGGDTREARAQLELDGDFERALEYYPKTLTFERMMIGYLVRNPGDYAGSIEILPPNLQMMFIHAYQSYLFNKMLSERIRLDLPLNKPVIGDVVLPVDRSGLPDHDHGVPTTENNIDLVERQVKKGKAFISSVLFGTDSTFSEGTPGEIERKIIEEEKLSSSDFMIPLIHQCSSKGSRREILGTISDMESRVLDDCTLFSFSLNKGCYATVVLREFMKNGTLMDYS; encoded by the coding sequence ATGCAAGAATGCAGAGGTGCAGAGGCTGAAATAGGCCTCGAAGTATTTTTTACAGACTCTCCAGGGATCGGAGGTAGGCTCAAACAAACCCCTGAGGATTTTATAGTTGATGAAATATCGCTGCCTCCCGCTGAAGATGACAGCGGCTCATATTCCATAGCTAAAGTAACTTCTCAAAATTGGGAGACCAACCGCTTGGTAAGAGAACTTTCTAAAACACTAAGAATCAGCAGAGATAGAATTGGCTTTGCTGGTACTAAAGATAAGAGAGGAATAACATCTCAATTAATGTCTTTTCAAGCTTCTGTGGATGATGTCAGGAACTTAAACCTCCATCAGATATCTATTTCAGACGTATACAGATCAAAAAAACCTCTGACAATCGGTGACTTGATTGGAAACAAATTCATTATAAAATGCCGTAATTCTGCACTCAGCAAAGATGAAATTCAAGCTTCTATTTCCCAGACAGAATCTCAGCTTTCAGAACTGGGAGGATTTCCTAATTTTTTTGGTGTGCAGAGATTTGGGGCAGTCAGGCCAGTAACACACCTGGTAGGAAAATGGATAGCTAAGGGTGATCTGGAAAAGGCTGTTATGACATATGTTGCAAATCCTATGCCTTCGGAAGGAGGCGATACACGGGAAGCCAGAGCGCAGCTAGAGTTGGATGGGGATTTTGAAAGGGCTCTGGAATACTATCCAAAAACACTTACGTTTGAACGTATGATGATCGGCTACCTTGTGAGAAATCCTGGAGACTATGCAGGTTCGATAGAAATCCTTCCACCCAATCTTCAGATGATGTTTATCCATGCATACCAATCATATCTTTTTAACAAGATGTTAAGCGAGCGTATCAGATTGGATCTTCCTTTGAACAAGCCAGTAATTGGTGATGTTGTGCTACCAGTAGACAGAAGCGGTCTGCCCGATCATGATCATGGTGTACCGACTACTGAGAATAACATTGATCTTGTTGAAAGGCAGGTTAAAAAAGGAAAAGCGTTCATAAGTTCTGTATTGTTTGGTACTGATTCAACATTTTCTGAAGGAACTCCTGGAGAGATCGAAAGAAAGATAATTGAAGAAGAGAAGCTGTCTTCTTCTGATTTTATGATCCCGCTTATCCATCAATGCAGCTCTAAGGGAAGCAGAAGAGAAATTTTAGGAACAATCTCGGATATGGAGAGTCGTGTGCTTGATGACTGCACACTTTTTTCATTCTCATTGAACAAAGGATGCTATGCTACAGTAGTGTTGAGAGAGTTCATGAAGAATGGAACTTTAATGGATTATAGCTGA
- a CDS encoding ATP-dependent DNA ligase, whose protein sequence is MQYGDLVKVYEAIESTASRLEMADILANLFRSSDCKNIRTIVYMTQGNIVPDFYPEKLGMADKLYLRALSMATGQKGSRIKELWDKEGDTGKVTELVFANKSQTTLFSQDLTLERVHTALLKICRADGDGSQDLKMKLLADILHDAKPNEAKYIARLATGRMRIGIAAQTVIDALAIAFATKADKPDIERAFNITSDLGLVGETLCQNGIDGVRGMKVHVGNPIRAMLAERLSSPEELLERLDGKAMFEYKYDGLRIQAHISDSGIKLYSRRLEDMTEQFPDVAKALREAFTGVDAIVEGECVPIDINTGEFLPFQEVSHRRGRKHDLSEAIEDYPVRFHLFDCLYFDGEDLTLKPLPQRRETLSKCVKITPSVKLSEAKVLDDPEKVQTFFMQALADGCEGLMAKSIANDSIYRAGARGYLWIKYKKEYRSEMNDTVDLVAVGAFYGRGKRGGTYGALLMATYNPDSDSFETVCKLGSGFSDVDLATIPEKLNKTKLDSKFTRVNSKLEADVWFEPYLVLEVRGAEITLSPIHTCERGAIRDDAGFAIRFPRYTGTTRIDKKARDATTSAEITDMYRKQLKQSN, encoded by the coding sequence ATGCAGTATGGGGACCTCGTAAAGGTCTATGAAGCGATAGAATCTACGGCATCCCGCTTAGAAATGGCAGACATCCTTGCCAATCTATTCAGATCCTCAGATTGTAAGAATATTCGTACCATTGTCTACATGACTCAGGGCAATATAGTTCCCGACTTCTATCCTGAAAAACTTGGCATGGCTGATAAATTATATTTAAGAGCTTTATCCATGGCCACAGGGCAGAAAGGATCTAGGATAAAAGAGCTGTGGGATAAAGAAGGCGACACTGGAAAAGTTACAGAATTAGTTTTTGCTAATAAAAGTCAGACCACACTTTTTTCTCAGGATTTGACATTGGAAAGAGTTCATACGGCTCTTCTGAAAATCTGTAGAGCTGACGGAGATGGATCTCAGGATCTCAAAATGAAGCTACTGGCAGATATACTGCATGATGCCAAACCCAATGAAGCGAAGTATATTGCAAGACTTGCCACTGGCAGGATGAGAATTGGAATTGCAGCACAGACTGTGATTGATGCTCTGGCGATTGCATTTGCTACTAAAGCTGATAAACCAGATATCGAGAGGGCTTTCAACATTACTTCTGATTTAGGTCTGGTTGGTGAAACTTTATGCCAAAACGGAATAGATGGCGTCAGAGGTATGAAAGTACATGTGGGCAACCCTATCCGCGCTATGCTTGCTGAAAGATTATCTTCTCCAGAGGAGCTCTTGGAACGTCTAGATGGCAAAGCTATGTTTGAATACAAATATGATGGTCTCAGGATTCAAGCGCACATTTCAGACAGCGGGATTAAGCTTTACTCACGGCGTCTTGAAGATATGACTGAGCAATTCCCGGATGTAGCGAAAGCACTCAGGGAAGCCTTTACTGGTGTTGATGCCATAGTGGAAGGAGAATGTGTTCCAATCGATATAAACACTGGAGAATTTCTTCCATTTCAGGAAGTATCCCACAGGCGTGGAAGAAAACATGATCTAAGTGAAGCAATTGAGGATTATCCAGTAAGGTTTCATCTTTTTGATTGCTTGTACTTTGATGGAGAGGATCTTACTCTGAAACCGCTTCCCCAACGCAGAGAAACTTTATCAAAATGCGTAAAAATTACACCGTCTGTAAAACTTTCAGAAGCTAAAGTTCTAGACGATCCTGAAAAAGTACAGACATTTTTCATGCAGGCTCTTGCTGATGGCTGCGAGGGTCTCATGGCTAAATCAATTGCGAATGATTCGATATATCGAGCAGGTGCTAGAGGCTATCTCTGGATAAAATATAAGAAAGAATACAGATCAGAAATGAACGATACTGTCGATCTGGTGGCAGTAGGGGCATTTTATGGTAGAGGGAAACGCGGAGGCACATACGGGGCACTTCTCATGGCAACATACAATCCAGACAGTGATAGCTTTGAAACAGTATGTAAACTGGGAAGCGGATTCAGCGATGTAGATTTAGCAACAATTCCAGAAAAGCTCAATAAAACCAAGCTGGATTCCAAGTTTACAAGAGTAAATTCTAAGCTTGAAGCAGACGTCTGGTTTGAACCATATCTTGTTCTCGAAGTAAGAGGTGCGGAAATAACACTATCTCCAATCCATACCTGTGAGCGCGGAGCTATTCGAGATGATGCAGGGTTTGCAATAAGATTTCCGAGATATACTGGAACAACCAGAATTGATAAGAAAGCAAGAGATGCTACAACAAGTGCTGAAATAACAGATATGTACCGTAAGCAGCTGAAACAATCGAATTAA
- a CDS encoding helicase-related protein, with product MIEDPVYVNHPLIKEDTIQFREYQRYLADSCLSASTLVVLPTGMGKTVVALMVAAEVLERKGGKVLFLAPTKPLVEQHSDFMERSILCRSICTLTGETTPEERELLWNRTDVIVSTPQVISNDLKHERIKLDNVSLIIFDEAHRAVGNYSYVYIADEYSKVKTGLSLGMTASPGSNTQKIMEVCTNLHVERIEIKTELDKDVSEFVHENYVDWIIVELPNAILEISNVLRSLYDKYVAELKTTGLMTPGRPATMSHLLDVQKEVQSRLNRGEKNRKLYNALSIQARAVKVNHAVELIETQGVTPLSLYLKKIKEDSEDAKGSKASKAIASSEEFSIVMDMVSNTKMEHPKISRIMGVVSQQLNSRPESKVLVFTQYRDTCDMVMEYLSKIDGVRVSKLIGQSGRGTEKGLKQKEQLGVLQRFRDDEINVLVATSVGEEGLDVANTDLVVFYEPVPSEIRSIQRRGRTGRNRDGRVIVMMTAGTKDEVSQKSSDRKEQEMKKRLYALKKEWDSQNTGIQMRFEIN from the coding sequence TTGATAGAAGATCCAGTGTATGTTAACCATCCTCTGATAAAAGAAGATACCATTCAATTTAGAGAATATCAGCGTTACTTAGCTGATTCCTGTCTAAGTGCTTCTACTTTAGTAGTTCTTCCTACTGGTATGGGTAAGACTGTCGTAGCATTAATGGTGGCTGCAGAAGTTTTAGAAAGAAAAGGTGGAAAGGTTTTATTCTTAGCTCCTACAAAACCATTAGTCGAACAGCACTCAGACTTTATGGAAAGAAGTATTCTTTGCAGATCTATCTGCACATTGACTGGAGAAACGACCCCTGAAGAAAGGGAACTTCTTTGGAATCGAACAGATGTAATTGTTTCTACGCCACAAGTAATTTCCAACGATCTGAAACATGAGCGGATCAAGCTGGATAATGTTAGTTTAATCATTTTCGATGAAGCTCATAGGGCTGTAGGAAATTATTCATATGTATACATCGCCGATGAATACTCTAAAGTCAAAACCGGATTGTCTCTGGGGATGACAGCTTCACCAGGTTCCAACACTCAAAAGATCATGGAAGTTTGTACAAATCTTCATGTTGAAAGAATCGAAATCAAGACTGAACTGGATAAGGATGTTTCCGAGTTCGTTCATGAAAATTATGTAGACTGGATAATTGTAGAGCTTCCAAATGCAATCTTGGAAATCTCTAATGTGCTCAGGAGTCTTTATGATAAATACGTTGCAGAATTGAAGACTACTGGATTGATGACTCCCGGAAGACCCGCCACAATGTCTCATCTTTTGGACGTCCAAAAAGAAGTCCAGTCCAGACTGAATCGTGGTGAAAAGAACAGGAAGCTTTACAATGCATTATCAATACAAGCAAGGGCAGTAAAGGTCAATCATGCGGTTGAATTAATTGAAACGCAGGGAGTAACGCCTCTGAGTTTATATCTCAAAAAGATTAAAGAAGATTCTGAAGATGCCAAAGGTTCTAAGGCATCTAAAGCAATAGCATCTTCAGAGGAATTCAGTATTGTCATGGACATGGTTTCCAACACCAAGATGGAGCACCCTAAAATTTCACGAATAATGGGTGTTGTAAGCCAACAGCTCAATTCTAGACCTGAATCAAAAGTTCTTGTTTTCACTCAATATAGAGACACCTGTGATATGGTGATGGAGTATCTTTCAAAGATCGATGGTGTAAGAGTCTCTAAACTTATAGGACAGTCTGGACGCGGGACTGAAAAGGGACTGAAACAGAAAGAGCAATTGGGTGTTCTACAGAGATTTAGAGATGATGAAATAAATGTCCTCGTTGCTACTTCTGTAGGAGAAGAAGGCTTAGATGTGGCCAATACAGATCTCGTTGTATTTTATGAGCCAGTTCCTTCTGAGATCCGGAGCATACAGCGACGCGGAAGAACTGGACGTAATCGGGATGGCAGAGTTATTGTAATGATGACGGCAGGAACAAAAGATGAAGTTTCTCAGAAGTCCAGTGATAGAAAAGAACAGGAGATGAAAAAGAGGCTTTACGCTCTTAAGAAAGAGTGGGACTCACAAAATACAGGAATTCAGATGAGATTTGAAATTAATTAA
- a CDS encoding AAA family ATPase yields MREDRPFYKLSTFVEDPRAKIITGPRRLSKTKLLDEIELKIREMCPSSNIIRINNQECTESNLKDQDEALRIIYSRLKKEQRNYILIDEANTTFNWEAIAEKIVGEGVYEIEVYCGQDLCHQVPACIKWINKEV; encoded by the coding sequence ATGCGAGAAGATCGCCCATTTTATAAGCTCAGTACGTTTGTTGAAGACCCTCGTGCAAAAATAATCACTGGGCCTAGAAGGCTTAGTAAAACAAAACTGCTAGATGAGATTGAACTTAAAATTAGAGAAATGTGCCCTTCATCCAATATAATAAGGATTAATAACCAAGAATGCACAGAATCCAATTTAAAAGATCAAGATGAAGCTTTAAGAATTATTTATAGCAGGCTTAAAAAAGAGCAGCGAAATTACATATTGATTGATGAAGCAAATACAACCTTCAATTGGGAAGCCATAGCAGAAAAAATAGTTGGTGAAGGAGTGTACGAAATTGAAGTGTATTGCGGGCAGGACCTCTGCCATCAAGTTCCAGCTTGTATTAAATGGATAAACAAAGAGGTTTGA
- a CDS encoding tetratricopeptide repeat protein translates to MGFIESLRDKDAKNLQKANKAIESAQDAFNSGDMKCVSEQIDIAKEILLSKEDNEFENYPTFPEYLLKLSSTLLQLERYDDVIAVSDRAINVNRELLKAWHNKFQALLHKELYEEALESIDQAIELDVYNKQLRLDHAIVLSKMGNKDEAVLEAKQLIERNPDYLPIYDLLIEFDDPTLWGTKKAEILMKSGQSVESIQTLDQVLDHSPGDIQAMLLTADVMRKESQYVEASKVYDEVLNISPESVEGNLGKARTLRAFESIEDSIDYYLRALRNDPENLEIKLELASAYELIGTVEKAEALNREVLKKDEKCIEAMEGIYRTTLTQNKWEDVIDISYMLMQYDPAVKYCYSMIDSLVKLQRMDEALEKSESALLSFPDDFGLLIKRKNIAISIGINEETIRYIEAVLEKMPDDLEAMYETGMAYNTIQHYSDAIKILEKASKNFPEEQKVLEALKDAYKGDGRDKEVLDISLEILKMNPENIGSLLDCAIAYDRLGKSAESIEYYEDVLRRDPKNTIAFHNLCIELFSEKLFARSLELASEGTEVFPEDASFWRIKGDSLYGLFRFSEATEALEKAIELDPTNKDVWCAHALSLASDNKFEEALDSYDKALEICPNDIFILYNKGIAYASIDQHEKAIECFDRYIEIDDSNLQVYATEGKSFAKLGMHVEAVNSFDKALSAGYRDVGIIIDKKESLKELDRPADLLAACNQILKFDPENKTTLIDKGNVLYKMERLNDALKVYNKVLEIDPFEEDTLESKRKILESKEDYLGIIDVCSTLIQVNSSNINAYFNRAEALHTLHRRDDALEDYNYILMIEPDNALAAEKKADMHMELQDYLSAANAYDYVWKLKPEDPTLADKKGKALLLNGNVDEALKAFNDAIKIDSNNDEFYVDRGRTYAYMGDVDRALNELDKAHNLNASNADAWRVKGNIYFKLNDKETSVNCYRRAVEFGSTSSETYQALAKAEESLNHLDEALDAYMMATRTDKENSTLWAHIGTVQAKLGKLSEAIFSFDKSLSIDQHNTTAWLNKAAALGKMEESADALQCYQNILDYEPENKYAWLGQGRIYLRNNELDKSKYAFERSLRVDPDFKLALDGNAELNGRIKEEETEAYASKLLRFEHKRARNISRDEAARDVGIPESFLDLVNERLKSREEVDIASMSSEEFDAYEQVSKTILFRTLGNPEYGRKGLYLSEVYTAMDEPDITKAKRILSYISQVNTMKFPTQAPDKETERLLRIVFTMPSEYYTTLKLMENLDIGIYTARQLMTIINSSDAASYKDNQEYSEEIAGTHQPKRDVSLFKKKQPEESKAQKPVDRSKAVDVYYNTKSAQYRGRNCIFHDEQVVAACPKCGTLMCMQCASNFESCPRCHIPLNFKSGEEEDQEGSDVVLTEKQIKAMHQKWAMKRIADAERTQLKKDSYHQYPKTDKEEMSTRLMRNAGILPDEQPKKKKDSSQENEDEQSDESYTGRGDYYRL, encoded by the coding sequence ATGGGATTCATAGAATCATTAAGAGACAAGGACGCAAAAAATCTCCAAAAAGCTAACAAAGCAATAGAAAGTGCACAGGATGCTTTCAATTCAGGAGATATGAAATGCGTCTCTGAGCAGATTGATATTGCCAAGGAAATATTGCTCAGCAAAGAAGATAATGAATTTGAGAATTACCCAACATTTCCCGAGTACTTACTAAAACTTTCATCGACATTATTGCAGTTAGAACGATATGATGATGTCATTGCAGTATCAGATAGAGCAATAAACGTAAACAGAGAGCTTCTAAAAGCATGGCATAACAAATTTCAGGCACTCTTGCATAAAGAATTATATGAAGAGGCGTTGGAGTCAATAGATCAAGCGATTGAGCTGGATGTATACAATAAGCAGTTAAGATTAGACCATGCGATTGTTCTATCCAAGATGGGAAATAAAGATGAAGCTGTACTTGAAGCAAAACAGCTTATCGAAAGAAACCCAGATTATCTTCCAATATATGATCTCCTCATTGAATTTGATGATCCGACATTGTGGGGTACAAAAAAAGCAGAGATCCTTATGAAGTCCGGACAGAGTGTTGAATCAATTCAGACTCTGGATCAGGTACTGGATCACTCTCCTGGCGACATTCAGGCAATGCTGTTGACAGCCGATGTGATGAGAAAAGAAAGTCAATATGTAGAGGCTTCAAAAGTATATGATGAAGTATTGAACATCAGCCCTGAGTCTGTAGAAGGCAATTTGGGGAAGGCGAGAACTCTCAGAGCTTTTGAATCCATTGAAGATTCTATAGACTACTATCTGCGTGCACTCAGAAATGATCCTGAGAATTTAGAAATTAAACTTGAATTGGCATCTGCTTATGAATTGATTGGAACTGTTGAAAAAGCAGAAGCTCTCAATAGAGAAGTTCTGAAAAAAGATGAAAAATGCATTGAAGCAATGGAAGGAATATATCGCACCACCCTCACTCAAAACAAATGGGAGGATGTAATCGATATTTCATACATGCTGATGCAGTATGACCCCGCTGTAAAATACTGTTATTCAATGATTGATTCATTAGTAAAACTCCAAAGGATGGATGAGGCCCTTGAAAAATCAGAATCTGCTCTGCTTTCATTCCCGGATGATTTTGGATTATTGATAAAACGTAAGAATATTGCTATATCAATTGGAATTAATGAAGAGACAATAAGATACATCGAAGCTGTACTTGAAAAGATGCCAGATGATCTAGAAGCAATGTATGAAACCGGAATGGCATACAACACCATACAGCATTACAGCGATGCGATTAAGATATTGGAAAAAGCTTCAAAGAATTTTCCAGAAGAGCAGAAAGTGCTAGAAGCCTTGAAAGATGCATATAAAGGAGATGGAAGAGATAAGGAAGTTTTAGACATCTCATTAGAAATTCTGAAGATGAATCCAGAAAATATCGGCAGCCTTTTAGATTGTGCTATTGCATATGACAGACTGGGAAAATCTGCAGAATCGATAGAATATTACGAAGACGTATTGAGGAGAGATCCTAAAAATACAATTGCATTTCATAACCTGTGTATCGAGCTATTCTCGGAGAAACTGTTTGCCCGCAGCCTTGAACTTGCATCAGAAGGTACAGAAGTATTTCCAGAAGATGCATCATTCTGGAGAATAAAGGGCGATTCATTGTATGGGCTTTTTAGATTTTCAGAAGCTACAGAAGCCCTTGAAAAAGCCATTGAATTAGATCCAACAAACAAAGATGTATGGTGTGCTCATGCATTATCTTTAGCTTCAGATAATAAGTTTGAAGAAGCATTGGATTCATACGATAAGGCACTTGAGATTTGTCCAAATGACATTTTTATACTATATAACAAAGGAATTGCATATGCCTCAATAGATCAGCATGAAAAAGCCATAGAATGTTTTGACAGATATATCGAAATTGATGACAGCAATCTTCAGGTCTATGCGACAGAAGGCAAGTCATTTGCAAAACTAGGCATGCATGTTGAAGCAGTAAATAGTTTTGACAAAGCCCTCTCTGCAGGATATAGAGATGTGGGAATTATAATTGATAAAAAAGAGTCATTAAAAGAGCTGGACAGACCTGCAGACCTTCTTGCTGCATGCAATCAGATTCTGAAGTTTGATCCTGAGAATAAAACTACACTAATTGACAAGGGAAATGTTCTTTACAAAATGGAAAGGCTGAATGACGCTTTAAAGGTGTACAATAAAGTTCTTGAAATTGATCCTTTTGAAGAAGATACGCTTGAATCCAAAAGAAAGATTTTGGAATCTAAAGAGGATTATTTAGGCATAATTGATGTATGTAGTACATTAATCCAAGTCAACTCAAGCAACATTAATGCATATTTTAATCGTGCTGAAGCACTGCATACATTACACCGCAGAGATGATGCACTGGAAGATTACAACTACATACTAATGATTGAACCAGATAATGCACTAGCTGCAGAGAAAAAGGCGGATATGCACATGGAACTGCAGGACTACCTCTCTGCTGCAAATGCATATGATTACGTATGGAAATTAAAACCAGAAGATCCCACACTAGCTGATAAAAAAGGAAAGGCTCTGCTCCTAAACGGCAATGTGGATGAAGCTCTAAAGGCATTCAATGATGCGATTAAGATAGACTCGAATAATGATGAGTTCTATGTCGACCGTGGACGCACATATGCATATATGGGTGATGTCGACAGAGCTCTGAATGAACTGGATAAAGCTCACAATCTGAACGCCAGTAATGCAGATGCCTGGCGCGTTAAAGGTAATATATATTTCAAACTCAATGATAAAGAGACTTCTGTAAACTGCTATAGGCGCGCAGTTGAATTTGGAAGTACAAGCTCTGAAACATATCAGGCACTAGCGAAGGCAGAGGAATCATTGAATCACCTCGATGAAGCATTAGATGCATATATGATGGCCACTAGAACCGACAAAGAAAATTCTACATTATGGGCACATATAGGTACTGTACAAGCAAAACTGGGAAAACTATCTGAAGCAATATTCAGTTTTGATAAATCACTTTCTATTGATCAACATAACACAACCGCATGGCTGAATAAAGCTGCTGCACTGGGAAAAATGGAAGAGAGCGCAGATGCTCTGCAATGTTATCAGAATATTTTAGATTACGAACCTGAAAATAAATACGCATGGCTTGGACAAGGCCGTATATACCTCCGCAATAATGAATTAGATAAATCAAAGTATGCTTTTGAAAGATCGCTTCGTGTAGATCCAGACTTCAAATTAGCACTAGATGGAAATGCAGAGCTAAATGGACGGATCAAAGAAGAAGAAACCGAAGCGTATGCATCCAAGTTGCTGAGATTCGAGCATAAACGTGCACGGAATATCAGCAGAGATGAAGCGGCTAGAGACGTCGGAATTCCAGAGAGTTTTCTAGATCTTGTCAATGAACGCTTGAAATCCAGAGAAGAAGTAGATATTGCATCGATGTCAAGTGAAGAGTTTGATGCGTATGAGCAGGTGTCTAAAACAATTCTTTTCAGGACTCTCGGCAATCCAGAATATGGTAGAAAAGGACTCTACTTGTCAGAAGTATATACTGCAATGGATGAACCAGATATCACAAAAGCAAAGAGAATTTTATCATACATAAGTCAGGTAAACACAATGAAGTTTCCGACACAAGCTCCAGATAAGGAAACAGAAAGGCTACTCCGTATAGTGTTTACAATGCCTTCTGAATACTACACAACGCTGAAGCTCATGGAAAATTTAGACATTGGAATATACACAGCTAGACAGCTTATGACTATAATTAACTCATCAGATGCTGCATCATACAAAGACAATCAAGAGTATTCAGAAGAGATAGCTGGAACTCATCAACCTAAGAGAGATGTGTCCCTGTTTAAAAAGAAGCAGCCTGAAGAAAGTAAAGCACAAAAGCCTGTGGACAGATCTAAAGCTGTTGATGTATACTACAATACAAAATCTGCTCAGTATCGCGGCAGAAACTGCATATTCCACGATGAACAAGTGGTGGCTGCATGTCCAAAGTGTGGCACCCTGATGTGCATGCAGTGCGCGTCCAATTTTGAATCTTGTCCCCGCTGTCACATACCACTCAATTTCAAAAGCGGTGAAGAAGAGGATCAAGAAGGGTCAGATGTAGTCTTGACTGAAAAACAGATCAAAGCAATGCATCAAAAATGGGCAATGAAGAGAATAGCTGATGCCGAACGCACTCAACTTAAGAAAGATAGCTATCATCAATACCCCAAGACAGACAAAGAAGAGATGTCCACCAGGTTAATGCGCAATGCAGGCATACTTCCAGATGAACAACCAAAAAAGAAGAAAGATTCATCTCAGGAAAATGAAGATGAACAATCTGATGAAAGTTACACAGGAAGAGGGGATTACTACAGGCTGTGA